One genomic window of Bradyrhizobium sp. CCGE-LA001 includes the following:
- a CDS encoding ABC transporter substrate-binding protein, with product MLSPAIIRAQGTRPIRIGEINSYSSAPAFTLPYRRGWQLAVEQLNARGGLLGREVEIISRDDEGKPSVALRAAEELVRRNGVDLLAGAYLSHVGLAISDFARQHRILFVASEPLTDALVWDQGHRYCYRLRPSTYMLAAMLVEEAAQLKATRWATIAPNYEYGQSAVRWFMHLLRSRRPDVEFVGSQWPPLGSIDAGAVVNALAQHNPVAILNVTFGPDLARFVRQGHDRGLFRGRRVVSFTTGEPEYLHPLGQDAPEGWIVTGYPVTEVLDDTNNGFISAYAARYGEAPTMGSVVGHALISSLAAPIEKLGTLDTEKMADGFGNIGFDTPFGRAIWRAIDHQSTMGTFVGRTTVRDGKAVMVDWKYRDGEAMLPPDAAIRKLRPAI from the coding sequence ATGCTTTCGCCCGCCATCATCCGTGCCCAGGGCACCAGACCCATCAGAATCGGCGAGATCAACTCCTATAGCAGCGCGCCCGCATTCACCCTTCCCTATCGTCGCGGCTGGCAGCTGGCGGTCGAACAGTTGAACGCAAGAGGCGGCCTGCTCGGGCGCGAGGTCGAAATCATCAGTCGCGACGACGAGGGCAAGCCGAGTGTTGCGCTTCGCGCGGCGGAAGAGCTGGTGCGCAGGAACGGCGTCGACCTCTTGGCAGGTGCGTATCTGTCGCATGTCGGGCTGGCAATCAGCGACTTCGCGCGGCAACATCGGATCCTGTTCGTGGCGAGCGAACCGCTCACGGACGCTCTGGTCTGGGACCAAGGACATCGATATTGCTACAGGCTGCGCCCATCGACCTACATGCTTGCCGCCATGCTGGTGGAGGAAGCAGCGCAGCTGAAGGCGACGCGGTGGGCGACGATCGCACCGAACTACGAGTACGGACAGTCGGCCGTGAGGTGGTTCATGCATCTTCTCCGCAGCCGTCGTCCAGACGTCGAGTTCGTTGGCAGCCAGTGGCCGCCGCTCGGATCCATCGATGCAGGCGCGGTCGTGAACGCTCTCGCCCAGCACAATCCGGTCGCAATCCTCAACGTCACCTTCGGTCCCGATCTCGCCCGTTTCGTCCGGCAAGGTCATGATCGCGGCCTGTTTAGGGGACGACGCGTCGTGTCGTTCACGACCGGCGAGCCGGAATATCTCCATCCGCTCGGACAAGACGCGCCGGAGGGGTGGATCGTGACCGGCTATCCCGTCACCGAGGTCCTGGATGATACCAACAACGGTTTCATATCCGCTTACGCCGCGCGCTATGGCGAGGCGCCCACGATGGGCTCCGTGGTCGGTCACGCCCTGATCAGCTCGCTGGCGGCTCCGATCGAGAAGCTCGGGACGCTCGATACCGAAAAAATGGCCGACGGGTTCGGCAATATCGGCTTTGACACGCCGTTTGGACGAGCGATCTGGCGCGCCATCGACCATCAGAGCACCATGGGAACGTTCGTCGGCCGCACCACGGTCAGGGACGGCAAGGCCGTGATGGTGGACTGGAAATATCGGGACGGCGAAGCCATGCTCCCGCCCGATGCCGCGATACGCAAGCTACGCCCCGCCATATGA
- a CDS encoding ATP-binding protein has protein sequence MSSSPANRTYAFGNWLIDCQRRELRHDNIAVPIGSRAFELLEKLADCAGLLVTKDELIGSVWSGQVVEDNTLQVHISAVRKALGRDRDLLKTVSGRGYTLAGSWRSGHPDHSAAATISALAASSFSSNLPNVRAPLIGREDSLNELIDILSAYRAVTLVGPGGIGKTKLAIELARRVASSFDDSVALVELATLQDPPLAVSATARTLKLALSDKNVSPASIAQAVGSRRLLLVLDNCEHVIDVAAQIASAVLRYCPSVSVLATSREALRIDGEYVAAIPPLSVPGSDILDPDRLLRESAVQLFVARTRALRASFVPDPGDLLKIAAVCRRLDGIPLALEFAAARVANLGVDTVLSRLDRRFELLSSGRRDQLPRHQTLRATLDWSYDLLSPEEQRLLCRLAIFPAGFTLDAAIAMMDGDLSRSDVIETLFNLVGKSLVSLNPSFEGRWRLLETTRAYALEKLAEAGLVAQIARRQAEFLRQLATPLGGTSPTSVDVSRLAQEIENVHAALDWAFAPDGDTALGIELTAGFVPVWMQLLSFVECSSRIEHALAHLGPGLTCDPGIKAQLHVALGFALLNTTGSADRMKAALNIGLVLAEERSDLELQLKAVWTLWSYNLNSGQYDAAKSVGERYLEIALRTENSANETVGRRLIGAATHFYGAQEDARRELTLSLDYEACGSKDGPNQMWFLLNQSVLAKAMLARVLLLQGKVAESRALAAECLEEAEREKDKLAIAYALRNAVCPIALMTHDLAAADQAISSLLALVTREGIAFWTSWTSCLKGQLLVLQGQYDDGIALLRGGLKARAENGWLMRNPEFLGSLAEGLLASGETAQALAAVEEALNIAREGRQLWCLADLLRIKGEVLLADAPLDLSRSELLFAEGLSVAREQQCRFYELKIAAAWARIMAGSDRQQTALDLVGPISAQFDRDLDLPALAFVRGLVASPATTGGGDRPASCTCH, from the coding sequence ATGTCGTCTTCGCCGGCCAATCGAACCTACGCCTTTGGAAACTGGCTCATCGATTGCCAGCGCAGAGAGCTGAGACACGACAACATCGCGGTGCCGATCGGCAGCCGTGCATTCGAGCTTCTCGAGAAGCTGGCGGATTGTGCCGGTCTTCTGGTGACCAAGGATGAACTGATCGGGAGCGTCTGGTCAGGCCAGGTCGTCGAGGACAACACGCTCCAGGTCCATATCTCCGCGGTCCGCAAGGCGCTCGGCAGGGATCGCGATCTCCTCAAGACGGTCTCGGGCCGGGGATATACTCTCGCGGGAAGCTGGCGAAGCGGACATCCGGATCACTCCGCAGCCGCAACCATATCCGCGCTAGCCGCGTCCTCCTTTTCGAGCAACCTGCCGAATGTGCGCGCGCCTCTGATCGGCCGCGAGGATTCCCTGAACGAGTTGATCGATATCCTCTCCGCATACCGCGCCGTGACTCTCGTCGGCCCTGGAGGCATCGGAAAGACCAAGCTCGCCATCGAACTTGCGCGGCGCGTCGCATCGTCGTTCGACGATTCCGTCGCGCTGGTCGAGCTCGCGACCTTGCAGGATCCACCGCTGGCGGTCTCTGCGACGGCCCGTACCCTGAAGCTCGCCTTGAGCGACAAGAACGTCTCGCCCGCGAGCATCGCCCAAGCCGTCGGCTCGCGGCGCCTGCTTCTCGTCCTTGACAATTGCGAGCATGTCATCGACGTTGCCGCGCAAATCGCCAGCGCGGTGCTTCGCTATTGTCCGAGTGTCTCCGTTCTTGCGACCAGCCGCGAAGCGCTGCGCATCGACGGAGAATATGTAGCGGCCATCCCGCCGCTATCGGTCCCAGGATCAGACATCCTTGATCCCGATCGGCTGCTTCGGGAAAGCGCGGTGCAGCTCTTCGTCGCGCGAACGCGGGCATTGCGAGCAAGCTTCGTTCCCGACCCAGGCGATTTGCTGAAGATCGCCGCCGTCTGCCGGCGGCTCGACGGGATTCCGCTCGCGCTGGAGTTCGCCGCAGCTCGAGTCGCGAATCTCGGGGTGGACACCGTGTTGAGCCGCCTGGACCGGCGCTTCGAGCTCCTGAGCAGCGGCCGTCGCGACCAGCTGCCGCGGCACCAGACCCTGCGAGCGACGCTGGACTGGAGTTACGACCTGTTGTCGCCCGAGGAGCAGAGGCTGCTTTGCCGGCTTGCGATATTTCCGGCCGGCTTCACGCTGGACGCGGCCATTGCAATGATGGACGGCGACCTGTCGCGGTCGGACGTCATCGAGACATTGTTCAATCTGGTTGGCAAATCGCTGGTCTCTCTGAATCCCTCGTTCGAGGGACGATGGCGCCTGCTCGAGACCACGCGGGCCTATGCTTTGGAGAAGCTAGCGGAAGCCGGGCTCGTTGCGCAAATTGCGCGACGGCAAGCGGAATTCCTCAGGCAGCTCGCTACGCCGCTTGGCGGCACTTCCCCGACCTCCGTCGATGTGTCCCGCCTCGCCCAGGAGATCGAGAACGTGCATGCCGCGCTCGACTGGGCCTTCGCGCCTGATGGCGATACTGCGCTCGGAATCGAGCTGACGGCCGGTTTCGTTCCGGTGTGGATGCAGTTGCTGTCCTTCGTCGAATGCTCCAGCCGGATCGAGCACGCCCTCGCCCATCTCGGCCCGGGGTTGACCTGCGATCCGGGGATCAAGGCACAGCTCCATGTCGCATTGGGTTTCGCGCTTCTCAACACGACCGGCTCTGCCGACCGCATGAAGGCGGCGCTCAACATCGGCCTCGTGCTCGCCGAGGAGCGGTCGGATCTCGAGCTTCAGCTCAAGGCCGTGTGGACGCTATGGAGCTACAATCTCAACTCGGGCCAATATGACGCCGCCAAATCCGTCGGCGAGCGATACCTCGAGATCGCCCTGCGAACGGAGAACTCCGCCAACGAGACCGTGGGGCGGCGCTTGATCGGCGCCGCCACTCATTTTTACGGAGCGCAGGAGGATGCAAGGCGGGAGCTCACCCTGTCCCTGGATTACGAAGCTTGCGGATCGAAGGACGGCCCGAACCAGATGTGGTTCCTGCTCAACCAGAGCGTTCTGGCCAAGGCCATGTTGGCCCGCGTCTTGCTGCTCCAGGGAAAGGTGGCGGAGAGCAGAGCTCTTGCCGCCGAATGTCTAGAGGAGGCGGAGCGGGAAAAGGACAAGCTTGCGATCGCCTACGCTTTGCGGAACGCCGTCTGCCCGATCGCGCTCATGACGCATGATCTCGCTGCGGCCGATCAGGCGATCTCGTCTCTTCTCGCACTCGTGACTCGCGAGGGAATAGCTTTCTGGACAAGCTGGACGTCATGCTTGAAGGGACAGTTGCTCGTCCTGCAAGGTCAGTACGACGATGGAATAGCGTTGCTGCGGGGTGGACTGAAGGCGCGCGCCGAGAATGGATGGCTGATGCGCAATCCGGAGTTTCTCGGATCGCTCGCCGAAGGCCTGCTCGCGAGCGGCGAAACTGCGCAGGCCCTGGCTGCCGTTGAAGAGGCCTTGAACATCGCCCGGGAAGGTCGGCAATTGTGGTGCCTTGCGGATCTTTTGCGCATCAAGGGCGAAGTTCTGCTGGCGGATGCCCCGCTCGATCTCTCCCGGTCGGAATTGCTGTTCGCCGAAGGGCTGTCCGTTGCCAGAGAGCAACAATGCCGCTTCTACGAGCTAAAGATCGCGGCGGCCTGGGCCAGGATCATGGCAGGGTCGGATCGCCAGCAGACCGCGCTCGACCTCGTCGGTCCGATCAGCGCGCAATTCGATCGGGACCTCGATCTTCCCGCGCTTGCATTCGTGCGCGGGCTCGTTGCAAGCCCGGCGACGACAGGTGGTGGCGACCGGCCAGCCTCCTGCACCTGCCACTGA
- a CDS encoding helix-turn-helix domain-containing protein, whose product MPLPKAVVSRSDDLPARDAAAIVFDQLGLVIAVETDPRRESRVSRDRPHDTGFLRVRVPRHSVSATLPVSATRMLAFNENDPVVRSLAEALAAVESLTPADGAICVDALRLAVVARLSALQSGRPGQFEGRVRGCLGASDRQIQGLQKWRLKRVLDYIESHFCRKVQLADLAAVAGLSRMHFAAQFRIATGCSPHEYILRERIRRAKDLLRNCEMPIVEIALTVGFQSQAHFTTTFRRFAGDSPRRWRNAAAADLI is encoded by the coding sequence GTGCCGCTTCCGAAAGCCGTCGTTTCGCGCAGCGACGATCTGCCGGCCCGGGACGCGGCCGCAATTGTCTTCGATCAGCTCGGCCTCGTCATAGCGGTCGAGACCGATCCACGGCGCGAGTCCAGGGTATCGCGTGATCGACCGCATGATACTGGCTTTCTGCGCGTCCGGGTTCCACGGCACAGCGTGTCCGCGACGCTGCCGGTCTCCGCGACAAGGATGCTCGCCTTCAACGAGAATGATCCTGTCGTCCGGAGCCTGGCCGAAGCTCTCGCCGCGGTAGAAAGCTTGACGCCCGCCGATGGCGCTATCTGCGTCGACGCCCTGCGCCTTGCCGTCGTTGCGCGGTTGTCTGCCTTGCAGTCAGGCAGGCCGGGGCAGTTCGAAGGGCGAGTCCGCGGCTGCCTAGGTGCGAGTGACAGGCAGATTCAGGGATTGCAGAAGTGGCGGCTCAAGCGGGTGCTCGACTACATCGAAAGTCACTTTTGCAGGAAGGTCCAGCTCGCGGATCTTGCCGCAGTGGCCGGCTTGAGTCGCATGCATTTCGCCGCCCAGTTCCGGATCGCCACGGGATGCAGCCCGCACGAATACATCCTGCGCGAACGGATACGGCGCGCCAAGGATTTGCTGCGAAATTGCGAGATGCCGATCGTCGAGATTGCGTTGACGGTAGGCTTTCAGAGCCAGGCTCATTTCACCACGACATTCAGGCGCTTCGCGGGCGACTCGCCGAGGCGGTGGCGGAATGCGGCTGCGGCTGACTTGATCTAG
- a CDS encoding ATP-binding protein yields MMAESGQRPVYTCSEWEIDLARRELRAQGEVVPLGGRAFEILAELVRAEGDLVTKNDLAERVWRGVFVEESALRVHIAAIRRAFRADRDMLATDVGRGYRLLGSWQIRQTDAPLQSSASQQLRSTNIPNASFDLIGRATAIAHLWELLSAYRVVTLVGPGGIGKTALALEAARTAPPGFAADRLLVELASLPDPKLVCSAVASVLGIKLEGEDISPGAVARTVGARQLLLVLDNCEHVVDAVAQLADAIVSRCPGTTIVATSREALRIDGEHVYRVPPLDVPPESRVGCGGASAYTAVELFMTRARALGSNFAPDEENLGAVASICRRLDGIPLAIEFAAARAVMLSPAKIAVLLDDRFKFLTTGRRTALPRQQTLRATLDWSYDLLPEMEARILRQLGVFAGEFSLEAAIVVAGEGIGELTGRLANLVAKSLVLADIGGDHPHYRLLDTTRAYALDKLRACGELAGAARRLAQYYCGFLARAEADSETQPQAEGLKFYCRHIDSVRSGLDWAFSPEGDAQIGVALTAAAIPLWVQLSLLAECRERTELALAHLDDSAVNARQLRMQLSAARAWSLMYGIGRAREAGPAWVETLGLAEQLGDNDYLLRSLWGLCIDQFNNGEFRKALGLARRFADVVAGSSNSVDRMMAERLLATTMHYLGDQRLAHRHIDRALARLSDLTAKPQVIRFRFDPRASAHYFQARILWLLGFADQALRVVDRNVEEGRTNGHALTFCSVLGQGACPIAFLAGDLVLAERYCTMLIEHTERHPIRLWSVWARAFRGMVVARGGDLEAGLSLLRKALGLAGEARFLPRFLLLLGELATCLGKAGEISQGLATVDEALARCEARDERWYVAELWRIKGELLLHAGAHYSAAAAEQAFVQASEVAGGQGALFWELRTAISLARLRMSQSRPADARDILEPVYGKFTEGFEIADLRRARTLMAQLATQ; encoded by the coding sequence ATGATGGCTGAGTCGGGCCAGCGTCCCGTTTACACCTGCTCGGAATGGGAGATCGATCTTGCCAGGCGCGAATTGCGCGCGCAGGGTGAGGTCGTTCCTCTGGGCGGGCGCGCCTTTGAGATCCTTGCGGAATTGGTTCGGGCCGAAGGCGATCTGGTCACCAAGAACGATTTGGCCGAGCGTGTCTGGCGGGGCGTTTTTGTCGAGGAGAGCGCACTTCGGGTGCACATCGCCGCGATTCGAAGAGCCTTTCGCGCGGACCGCGACATGCTCGCAACCGACGTCGGACGCGGATATCGCCTGCTGGGGTCATGGCAGATCCGCCAGACGGATGCGCCGCTACAATCTTCAGCATCCCAACAATTGCGCTCGACCAACATTCCGAATGCATCGTTCGATCTAATCGGTCGGGCCACCGCCATCGCACATCTATGGGAGCTTCTTTCGGCCTATCGGGTCGTGACCCTCGTCGGGCCTGGCGGCATCGGCAAGACGGCGCTTGCATTGGAAGCCGCCAGAACGGCGCCGCCCGGTTTTGCTGCGGATCGGCTGCTGGTCGAGCTTGCCTCGCTGCCCGATCCCAAGCTGGTTTGCTCGGCCGTCGCCAGCGTGCTCGGAATCAAGCTCGAAGGCGAGGACATCTCGCCGGGGGCAGTCGCACGCACGGTCGGCGCGCGGCAGCTGTTGCTCGTCCTCGACAATTGCGAGCATGTCGTCGATGCGGTGGCTCAACTGGCCGACGCGATCGTCAGCCGCTGTCCCGGGACCACCATCGTTGCGACCAGCCGCGAAGCGCTGCGCATCGACGGCGAGCACGTCTATCGCGTTCCTCCTCTGGACGTGCCGCCCGAATCCCGGGTCGGATGCGGCGGCGCATCTGCTTACACCGCCGTGGAATTGTTCATGACGAGGGCGAGGGCGCTCGGTTCGAATTTTGCGCCGGATGAGGAAAATCTCGGAGCCGTTGCCTCCATTTGCCGGCGGCTCGACGGAATTCCGCTCGCGATCGAGTTCGCGGCGGCGCGCGCGGTGATGTTGAGTCCAGCGAAGATTGCCGTGCTTCTGGACGACAGGTTCAAATTCCTGACGACCGGCCGACGGACGGCGCTACCCAGGCAGCAAACCCTTCGCGCGACGCTCGACTGGAGCTACGACCTGCTGCCGGAGATGGAGGCGCGCATCCTGCGGCAGCTCGGCGTCTTCGCCGGAGAGTTTTCGCTCGAAGCCGCGATCGTGGTGGCCGGCGAGGGCATCGGTGAGCTTACGGGTCGGCTGGCCAATCTGGTGGCCAAGTCGCTCGTTCTTGCCGACATCGGCGGTGATCACCCTCACTATCGGCTGCTGGATACCACGCGCGCTTACGCATTGGACAAGCTGCGCGCTTGCGGAGAGCTTGCCGGCGCGGCTCGCCGTCTCGCTCAATATTATTGCGGCTTCCTTGCGCGAGCTGAAGCCGATAGCGAAACCCAGCCGCAGGCGGAGGGGCTCAAGTTTTATTGTCGCCATATCGACAGCGTGCGATCGGGCCTCGATTGGGCCTTCTCGCCCGAGGGCGACGCGCAGATCGGAGTGGCGCTGACCGCGGCGGCGATCCCGCTATGGGTGCAATTGTCTCTGCTTGCGGAATGCCGCGAGCGGACCGAGCTGGCGCTGGCCCATCTCGACGACAGCGCGGTGAATGCGCGGCAGCTGCGCATGCAATTGTCGGCTGCGCGCGCCTGGTCGCTGATGTATGGCATTGGAAGGGCCCGGGAAGCAGGTCCTGCCTGGGTCGAAACTCTTGGGCTCGCCGAGCAGCTCGGCGACAATGATTATCTGCTGCGATCGCTCTGGGGCCTTTGTATCGATCAGTTCAACAATGGCGAGTTTCGCAAGGCACTCGGTCTTGCGCGCCGTTTTGCGGATGTCGTGGCCGGATCGAGCAATTCGGTCGATCGGATGATGGCAGAACGGCTCCTCGCCACGACCATGCATTATCTCGGCGATCAGCGGCTGGCGCACCGTCACATCGACCGGGCCTTGGCCCGTCTTTCCGACCTGACGGCAAAGCCGCAGGTCATCCGTTTCCGGTTCGACCCGCGCGCCTCGGCACATTACTTCCAGGCGCGCATCCTCTGGCTGCTCGGCTTCGCGGATCAGGCGCTGCGCGTGGTCGATCGCAATGTCGAGGAAGGTCGCACGAACGGTCATGCCCTGACGTTTTGCAGCGTGCTCGGACAGGGCGCCTGCCCGATCGCCTTTCTCGCCGGTGATCTCGTCCTGGCGGAGCGCTATTGCACGATGCTGATCGAGCATACCGAACGTCACCCGATCCGGCTGTGGAGCGTCTGGGCACGCGCCTTTAGGGGCATGGTGGTGGCGCGCGGTGGCGACCTCGAGGCCGGCCTGTCCTTGCTACGCAAGGCGCTCGGCCTGGCGGGCGAGGCGCGATTTCTGCCACGCTTTCTGCTTCTCCTCGGGGAGCTAGCAACATGTCTCGGAAAAGCCGGCGAGATTTCGCAAGGACTTGCGACCGTCGACGAGGCGCTGGCGCGATGCGAAGCACGTGACGAACGCTGGTATGTGGCGGAGCTCTGGCGCATCAAGGGCGAATTGCTGCTGCACGCCGGCGCGCATTATTCCGCGGCAGCCGCCGAGCAGGCCTTTGTCCAGGCGTCGGAGGTGGCGGGCGGTCAGGGAGCGCTATTCTGGGAGCTGCGAACGGCGATCAGTCTGGCACGATTGCGGATGAGCCAGAGCCGGCCGGCCGACGCGCGGGATATTCTCGAGCCCGTGTACGGCAAGTTCACCGAGGGTTTCGAGATCGCCGATCTGCGCCGCGCGAGGACATTGATGGCGCAGCTGGCGACCCAGTAG